The genomic interval AGACCGAACTCGGATGCATGACCTCGGTATGCGGCCGCAGGCTTAAACGCCGAACGGCCTGAAGACTGCGGTCCTCTGTGGCGTCGAAGCGCTTTCCGCTCAGCAATGAGCGGTTGGCGCAATTTCGCTTTGCGCGGATCGTTTCGCGCAGCGCGGCCCCCTCGGGCGGGTTGTCCGGAGAAGAATTTGCGGACCCGGTAAAGGTTCGCGGCAAGAAAGCGGTCCCGCAAGGGGCCGCGGCAGAAAAAGGGTGAAGGCCAGGATGCCGACGATCAACCAGCTGATCGCACAACCGCGTGAAGTGCAGAAGTCGCGCAAGAAGGTGCCGGCGCTGCAGCAGTCGCCGCAGAAGCGCGGCGTGTGCACGCGCGTCTACACCACCACGCCGAAGAAGCCGAACTCGGCGCTTCGTAAGGTCGCCAAGGTGCGCCTGACCAACGGTTTCGAGGTCATCGGCTACATCCCCGGCGAGGGCCATAACCTCCAGGAGCACTCGGTGGTCATGATCCGCGGCGGTCGCGTCAAGGACTTGCCCGGCGTGCGCTACCACATCCTCCGCGGCGTGCTGGATACCCAGGGCGTCAAGAACCGTAAGCAGCGTCGTTCGAAGTACGGCGCGAAGCGTCCGAAGTAAGCGGGAACCTCTTCCATGTCTCGTCGCCATTCTGCGGAAAAGCGTGAAGTTCTCCCGGATCCGAAGTTCGGGAACATCATCATCACGAAGTTCATGAACTCCATCATGTACGACGGCAAGAAGTCTGCCGCCGAGAGCATCGTCTACGGCGCGCTCGCCATGATCGAGACCAAGACCAAGCAAGGCCCGCTGCCGGTGTTCGAGCAGGCGCTGGAAAACGTCATGCCGACCATCGAGGTGCGGTCCCGCCGCGTCGGCGGCGCCACCTACCAGGTGCCCGTCGAAGTGCGTTCGGTCCGCCGTCAGGCGCTGGGCATTCGCTGGATCATCACGGCTGCGCGCGAGCGTAATGAGAAGACGATGACCGAGCGGCTCTCGGCTGAGCTCCTGGACGCGTCGAACAACCGCGGGAACGCCGTCAAGAAGCGCGAAGACGTGCACCGGATGGCCGAAGCCAACCGCGCCTTCTCGCACTATCGCTGGTAACGGCGACACACTGGACTCGCAAGGAACGACCCCATGCCCCGCCAACATGCCATCGAAGACTACCGTAACTTCGGTATCATGGCGCATATCGACGCCGGTAAGACCACGACGACCGAGCGCATCCTCTATTACACCGGCAAGAGCCACAAGATCGGCGAAGTGCACGAAGGTGCTGCGACGATGGACTGGATGGAGCAGGAGCAGGAGCGTGGCATCACGATCACCTCGGCTGCGACCACCGCGTTCTGGGCCGGCAAGCGCCTGAACATCATCGACACGCCCGGCCACGTCGACTTCACCATCGAGGTCGAGCGTTCGCTGCGCGTGCTCGACGGCGCCGTGTGCGTTCTCGACAGCAACCAGGGCGTCGAGCCGCAGACCGAGACTGTCTGGCGCCAGGGTGACAAGTACAAGGTTCCGCGCATCGTCTTCGCCAACAAGATGGACAAGACCGGCGCCGACTTCTTCAAGTGCCTGGCCGATATCGTCGACCGTCTCGGCGCCAAGCCGATCGCGATCCAGCTTCCGATCGGCGCCGAGAACAACTTCAAGGGTCTCGTCGACCTCGTGAAGATGAAGGGCGTCATCTGGAACGACGAAGCGCTCGGCGCGAAGTACGACTATGTCGACATCCCGGCCGACCTCGTCGACCAGGCCAAGGAATACCGCGAGAAGATGGTGGAAGCCGCCGTCGAACTCGACGACGACGCCATGGCCGCCTATCTCGACGGCAACGAGCCGGACGAGGCGACGCTGAAGCGGCTGATCCGCAAGGCCGTGCTGACCGGTGCGTTCTATCCGGTGCTCTGCGGTTCCGCGTTCAAGAACAAGGGCGTGCAGCCGCTGCTCGACGCCGTCGTCGACTATCTGCCGTCGCCGATCGACGTGCCCGCGATCAAGGGCACTGACGACAAGGGCAACGAAGTCGTCCGCAAGGCGGACGACAAGGAGCCGCTCGCGCTGCTCGCGTTCAAGATCATGGACGACCCGTTCGTCGGCACCATCACCTTCTGCCGCATCTACTCCGGCGTTCTGCAGAGCGGCACCGGCGTCGTGAACTCGACCCGCGAGAAGAAGGAGCGGATCGGGCGCATGCTGCTGATGCATGCGAACAACCGCGAAGACATCAAGGAAGCCTATGCCGGCGACATCGTTGCGCTGGCTGGCCTGAAGGAAGCGCGCACCGGCGACACGCTGTGCGATCCCGACAAGCAGGTCATCCTCGAAAAGATGGAATTTCCCGAGCCGGTCATCGAGATCGCGATCGAGCCGAAGTCGAAGGCCGACCAGGAAAAGCTGGGCGTGGCGCTGGCGAAGCTCGCCGCGGAGGATCCGTCCTTCCGCGTTTCGACCGATCAGGAGTCCGGCCAGACCATCCTCAAGGGCATGGGCGAACTCCACCTCGACATCAAGGTCGACATCCTCAAGCGCACCTACAAGGTCGATGCCAACATCGGCGCGCCGCAGGTGGCGTTCCGTGAGCGCGTCACCAAGAAGGCCGAGGTCAAGTACACGCACAAGAAGCAGACCGGCGGTACCGGTCAGTTCGCCGAAGTGTCGATCGTGGTCGAGCCGAACGAGCCCGGCAAGGGCTATGAGTTCGAGTCCAAGATCGTCGGCGGTGCGGTGCCGAAGGAATACATCCCCGGCGTCGAAAAGGGCCTCAACAGCGTCATGAGCTCCGGCGTGGTCGCGGGCTTCCCCGTGGTGGACGTCAAGGTTCAACTCGTGGACGGCAAGTACCACGACGTCGACTCGTCGGCGCTGGCCTTCGAAATCGCATCGCGCGCGGCGTTCCGCGAAGCCTTGCAGAAGGGCAAGTCCGTCCTGCTCGAGCCGATCATGAAGGTCGAAGTGGTGACCCCGGAAGACTACACCGGCTCGGTCATCGGCGACCTGAATTCCCGGCGCGGTCAGATCCAGGGTCAAGACATGCGCGGCAACGCCAACGTCATCAACGCGATGGTGCCGCTCATGAACATGTTCGGTTACGTGAATAACCTGCGCTCGATGAGCCAGGGGCGCGCGACCTTCACCATGCAGTTCGACCACTACGCAGAAGCGCCGGCGAACGTGTCGGCAGAAGTCCAGAAGAAGTTTGCCTGATTGTCGTCGGTCCGAAGCTGACGATTGAACGGAGAGTCAAATGGCCAAAGCAAAGTTTGAACGTAACAAGCCGCACTGCAACATCGGCACCATCGGT from Bradyrhizobium arachidis carries:
- the rpsL gene encoding 30S ribosomal protein S12; its protein translation is MPTINQLIAQPREVQKSRKKVPALQQSPQKRGVCTRVYTTTPKKPNSALRKVAKVRLTNGFEVIGYIPGEGHNLQEHSVVMIRGGRVKDLPGVRYHILRGVLDTQGVKNRKQRRSKYGAKRPK
- the rpsG gene encoding 30S ribosomal protein S7, producing MSRRHSAEKREVLPDPKFGNIIITKFMNSIMYDGKKSAAESIVYGALAMIETKTKQGPLPVFEQALENVMPTIEVRSRRVGGATYQVPVEVRSVRRQALGIRWIITAARERNEKTMTERLSAELLDASNNRGNAVKKREDVHRMAEANRAFSHYRW
- the fusA gene encoding elongation factor G, with the translated sequence MPRQHAIEDYRNFGIMAHIDAGKTTTTERILYYTGKSHKIGEVHEGAATMDWMEQEQERGITITSAATTAFWAGKRLNIIDTPGHVDFTIEVERSLRVLDGAVCVLDSNQGVEPQTETVWRQGDKYKVPRIVFANKMDKTGADFFKCLADIVDRLGAKPIAIQLPIGAENNFKGLVDLVKMKGVIWNDEALGAKYDYVDIPADLVDQAKEYREKMVEAAVELDDDAMAAYLDGNEPDEATLKRLIRKAVLTGAFYPVLCGSAFKNKGVQPLLDAVVDYLPSPIDVPAIKGTDDKGNEVVRKADDKEPLALLAFKIMDDPFVGTITFCRIYSGVLQSGTGVVNSTREKKERIGRMLLMHANNREDIKEAYAGDIVALAGLKEARTGDTLCDPDKQVILEKMEFPEPVIEIAIEPKSKADQEKLGVALAKLAAEDPSFRVSTDQESGQTILKGMGELHLDIKVDILKRTYKVDANIGAPQVAFRERVTKKAEVKYTHKKQTGGTGQFAEVSIVVEPNEPGKGYEFESKIVGGAVPKEYIPGVEKGLNSVMSSGVVAGFPVVDVKVQLVDGKYHDVDSSALAFEIASRAAFREALQKGKSVLLEPIMKVEVVTPEDYTGSVIGDLNSRRGQIQGQDMRGNANVINAMVPLMNMFGYVNNLRSMSQGRATFTMQFDHYAEAPANVSAEVQKKFA